One window of Dinoroseobacter shibae DFL 12 = DSM 16493 genomic DNA carries:
- a CDS encoding efflux RND transporter periplasmic adaptor subunit produces MTRSNPSKADHGRKWPWLVLVATLLLLAGGGYWWLSQPAERRSGGDATQSPLVRATTLEATDHVILHQTGFVRASDAVEVVPQITERIVEIAPSFDVGQRVVQGTLLIRLDARVAEANLRTAEARLAQAEAALEETRISLERQQKLHVEQVISEAALDDAQVAQSRAEADVAMAEAELARAEIALNDTQLRAPFDAIVTRENASLGQLVQAGNSIGQLVATDHAEVRMGLLPSDLSVLGQAAAARGLSVTVSDPATGRTLRTGKVGAIVPAIDTATRTVTLIVDIPDPFAEGESSVRIGELVELSLRVPLGAPPALRVAAEALKGGDTLWRISDGQLERRDVYVLSRTDSTVTLRGEALSQGDKVLLSDLAAPADGDTVRVAADAMQVARGD; encoded by the coding sequence ATGACGCGATCCAACCCCTCAAAGGCTGATCACGGCCGCAAATGGCCGTGGCTCGTGCTGGTCGCGACACTTCTGCTGCTGGCCGGAGGCGGGTACTGGTGGCTGTCGCAGCCAGCGGAGCGTCGGTCTGGTGGCGATGCAACGCAGTCGCCGCTTGTGCGCGCGACTACACTGGAGGCCACCGATCACGTGATCCTGCATCAAACTGGCTTCGTCAGAGCCTCAGATGCCGTGGAGGTCGTCCCGCAGATCACCGAGCGGATCGTGGAAATCGCGCCCTCTTTCGACGTCGGGCAGCGTGTGGTGCAGGGTACGCTTTTGATCAGGCTGGACGCCAGGGTGGCCGAGGCCAATCTGCGCACCGCCGAGGCCCGGCTCGCGCAAGCCGAGGCCGCGCTGGAAGAGACCCGCATCAGCCTTGAGCGGCAGCAGAAACTTCACGTCGAGCAGGTCATCAGCGAAGCCGCGCTGGATGATGCGCAAGTGGCGCAGTCCCGAGCCGAGGCAGATGTCGCGATGGCCGAAGCCGAGTTGGCCCGCGCCGAGATCGCGCTCAACGACACGCAGCTGCGCGCGCCGTTCGATGCCATCGTCACCCGCGAAAACGCGTCACTGGGGCAACTGGTGCAGGCCGGCAACAGCATCGGGCAACTTGTCGCCACGGACCATGCCGAAGTGCGCATGGGACTTTTGCCTTCGGACCTCTCGGTTCTGGGGCAGGCCGCCGCGGCGCGCGGCCTCTCGGTAACGGTCAGCGATCCGGCGACGGGCCGCACCCTGCGCACCGGCAAAGTCGGTGCCATCGTTCCGGCCATCGACACGGCCACTCGCACGGTGACGTTGATCGTGGATATCCCCGACCCTTTCGCCGAAGGCGAGTCCAGCGTGCGCATTGGCGAGTTGGTCGAATTGTCCCTGCGCGTTCCCTTGGGCGCGCCCCCGGCGCTGCGCGTGGCGGCCGAGGCACTTAAGGGCGGCGACACGCTCTGGCGCATCTCGGACGGGCAGCTCGAGAGACGCGATGTCTACGTGCTGTCCCGTACCGACAGTACTGTGACCCTGCGCGGCGAGGCGCTTTCGCAAGGCGACAAGGTTCTGCTCAGCGATCTGGCCGCGCCCGCGGATGGTGACACAGTCCGCGTGGCTGCCGATGCGATGCAGGTCGCTCGGGGCGATTGA
- a CDS encoding SDR family NAD(P)-dependent oxidoreductase has protein sequence MEFGLKGKTALITGGASGIGRETAKFLRDEGANVILVDLKGDKVAEAAEALGDRAHALQADLSDTEQANGLVQTVEERFEMPDIVVCAAGVTGAKGHPLEMTDADWHEAWNTDFMSVVRTLRGFVPRMEKRGWGRVVMVASENAVQPYADEAVYNVAKAGLLNFAKALSRVTAPNGVLVNTVSPAFIETPMTDGMMDQRAEQMGTSRDEAVKTFLDEERPYLELKRRGKPEEVAATIAFLCSQQASFVVGANYRVDGGSVATMAV, from the coding sequence ATGGAATTCGGATTGAAAGGCAAGACAGCCCTGATCACCGGCGGCGCCTCTGGCATCGGCCGGGAAACCGCGAAGTTTCTGCGCGACGAAGGCGCAAACGTGATCCTCGTGGATCTCAAAGGCGACAAGGTGGCCGAGGCTGCCGAGGCCCTGGGCGATCGCGCCCATGCCCTCCAGGCCGACCTGTCGGACACAGAACAGGCCAACGGCCTGGTTCAGACCGTCGAGGAGCGGTTCGAGATGCCCGATATCGTGGTCTGCGCCGCCGGTGTGACCGGAGCCAAGGGCCATCCGCTGGAGATGACCGATGCCGACTGGCACGAAGCATGGAATACCGATTTCATGTCGGTCGTGCGCACCTTGCGCGGGTTCGTGCCGCGCATGGAAAAGCGCGGTTGGGGCCGCGTGGTAATGGTGGCCTCCGAGAACGCCGTGCAACCCTATGCGGACGAAGCGGTCTACAACGTCGCCAAGGCGGGATTGCTGAACTTCGCCAAGGCCCTCAGCCGGGTGACTGCTCCCAACGGTGTGTTGGTCAACACCGTTTCCCCCGCCTTCATCGAGACCCCGATGACCGACGGCATGATGGACCAGCGAGCCGAGCAAATGGGAACCAGCCGCGACGAGGCGGTCAAGACCTTCCTCGACGAAGAGCGGCCCTATTTGGAACTCAAACGCCGCGGCAAACCCGAAGAGGTCGCCGCGACCATCGCATTCCTGTGTTCGCAACAGGCCAGCTTCGTGGTGGGCGCCAACTACCGGGTCGACGGCGGGTCCGTGGCGACGATGGCGGTTTGA